A genomic stretch from Panthera uncia isolate 11264 chromosome E3, Puncia_PCG_1.0, whole genome shotgun sequence includes:
- the IFT22 gene encoding intraflagellar transport protein 22 homolog isoform X3 has protein sequence MKDSHGVVIVFNADTPSHLKEIDMWYSCFVQQQLLQDTQCLLIAHHKPGSGSDKGNLSLSPPLNKLKLVHSNLEDDPEEIRVEFIKYLKSIVNSVSESRDREEMSIIT, from the exons ATGAAGGATTCCCACGGGGTGGTGATCGTCTTCAATGCCGACACCCCAAGCCACCTGAAGGAAATCGACATGTGGTATTCCTGCTTCGTCCAGCAGCAGCTCCTACAGGACACTCAGTGTCTGTTGATCGCACACCACAAACCAGGCTCCGGAAGTGATAAAGGAAACCTGTCTTTGT CACCCCCCTTGAACAAGCTGAAGCTGGTGCACTCGAACCTGGAGGATGACCCTGAAGAGATCAGGGTGGAGTTCATAAAGTATTTAAAGAGCATAGTCAATTCAGTGTCTGAAAGCAGAGACCGGGAGGAGATGTCGATTATCACGTGA
- the IFT22 gene encoding intraflagellar transport protein 22 homolog isoform X2 translates to MLKAKILFVGPCESGKTVLANFLTESSDITEYNPTQGVRILEFENPHVTSDDKGTACEFELWDCGGDPKFESCWPALMKDSHGVVIVFNADTPSHLKEIDMWYSCFVQQQLLQDTQCLLIAHHKPGSGSDKGNLSLSPPLNKLKLVHSNLEDDPEEIRVEFIKYLKSIVNSVSESRDREEMSIIT, encoded by the exons ATGCTGAAGGCCAAGATCCTGTTCGTGGGGCCCTGCGAG AGTGGAAAAACCGTTTTGGCCAACTTCCTGACAGAATCTTCTGACATCACCGAATACAATCCGACCCAGGGAGTAAG gaTCCTGGAATTTGAGAACCCGCACGTCACCAGCGACGACAAAGGCACGGCGTGTGAATTTGAGCTGTGGGATTGTGGCGGTGACCCCAA GTTCGAGTCTTGCTGGCCAGCCCTGATGAAGGATTCCCACGGGGTGGTGATCGTCTTCAATGCCGACACCCCAAGCCACCTGAAGGAAATCGACATGTGGTATTCCTGCTTCGTCCAGCAGCAGCTCCTACAGGACACTCAGTGTCTGTTGATCGCACACCACAAACCAGGCTCCGGAAGTGATAAAGGAAACCTGTCTTTGT CACCCCCCTTGAACAAGCTGAAGCTGGTGCACTCGAACCTGGAGGATGACCCTGAAGAGATCAGGGTGGAGTTCATAAAGTATTTAAAGAGCATAGTCAATTCAGTGTCTGAAAGCAGAGACCGGGAGGAGATGTCGATTATCACGTGA
- the IFT22 gene encoding intraflagellar transport protein 22 homolog isoform X1 — protein MLKAKILFVGPCESGKTVLANFLTESSDITEYNPTQGVRILEFENPHVTSDDKGTACEFELWDCGGDPNPTGRNQKHLTSALNPVLPCRFESCWPALMKDSHGVVIVFNADTPSHLKEIDMWYSCFVQQQLLQDTQCLLIAHHKPGSGSDKGNLSLSPPLNKLKLVHSNLEDDPEEIRVEFIKYLKSIVNSVSESRDREEMSIIT, from the exons ATGCTGAAGGCCAAGATCCTGTTCGTGGGGCCCTGCGAG AGTGGAAAAACCGTTTTGGCCAACTTCCTGACAGAATCTTCTGACATCACCGAATACAATCCGACCCAGGGAGTAAG gaTCCTGGAATTTGAGAACCCGCACGTCACCAGCGACGACAAAGGCACGGCGTGTGAATTTGAGCTGTGGGATTGTGGCGGTGACCCCAA tcccaCAGGTAGAAACCAGAAGCACCTAACATCCGCTCTGAATCCAGTGCTGCCTTGCAGGTTCGAGTCTTGCTGGCCAGCCCTGATGAAGGATTCCCACGGGGTGGTGATCGTCTTCAATGCCGACACCCCAAGCCACCTGAAGGAAATCGACATGTGGTATTCCTGCTTCGTCCAGCAGCAGCTCCTACAGGACACTCAGTGTCTGTTGATCGCACACCACAAACCAGGCTCCGGAAGTGATAAAGGAAACCTGTCTTTGT CACCCCCCTTGAACAAGCTGAAGCTGGTGCACTCGAACCTGGAGGATGACCCTGAAGAGATCAGGGTGGAGTTCATAAAGTATTTAAAGAGCATAGTCAATTCAGTGTCTGAAAGCAGAGACCGGGAGGAGATGTCGATTATCACGTGA